In Pirellulales bacterium, the following are encoded in one genomic region:
- a CDS encoding KTSC domain-containing protein, with protein MKLVPVESSMLLAVGYDSATKELEAVFSSGAVWRYRDVPSKVYRELLAADSKGGYMQSYVLGVYSEYRLRRR; from the coding sequence ATGAAGCTGGTTCCAGTCGAGTCGAGCATGTTGCTGGCCGTGGGTTACGATTCGGCGACCAAGGAACTGGAGGCGGTGTTTTCCAGCGGCGCCGTGTGGCGTTATCGCGATGTCCCGAGCAAGGTCTATCGCGAGTTGTTGGCTGCTGATTCGAAGGGCGGCTACATGCAGTCGTATGTCCTGGGCGTTTACTCGGAATATCGCTTGCGGCGGCGGTAG
- a CDS encoding dihydrofolate reductase: MTRVRVESFTISLDGYGAGPDQSVDNPLGAGGADLHQWLFPTRTLQRTLFGKEGGATGVDEDFAARGFRNVGAWILGRNMFGPVRGPWPDMTWKGWWGDNPPYHVPVFVLTHHARPPVAMEGDTTFHFVTGGVREALDRAREAAGGRDVRIGGGANTIRQYLREGLIDELHVAIAPVVLGAGERLFESVDLRAAGYECVEFTASEKAAHVVLRRQGRTGA, translated from the coding sequence ATGACGCGAGTGCGCGTTGAGAGTTTCACCATCTCGCTTGACGGATACGGAGCAGGTCCGGACCAAAGCGTCGACAATCCGCTGGGCGCGGGCGGAGCCGATTTGCATCAGTGGCTGTTTCCGACCCGCACGCTGCAGCGCACCTTGTTCGGCAAGGAGGGGGGCGCGACCGGGGTGGACGAGGACTTTGCCGCGCGCGGCTTTCGGAACGTCGGGGCTTGGATCCTTGGGAGAAACATGTTCGGCCCCGTTCGCGGTCCCTGGCCGGACATGACCTGGAAAGGCTGGTGGGGGGACAACCCCCCCTATCACGTTCCCGTCTTCGTCTTGACCCACCATGCGCGCCCCCCCGTCGCGATGGAAGGCGACACGACGTTCCACTTCGTCACGGGTGGCGTTCGCGAGGCTCTGGACCGAGCCCGCGAGGCGGCCGGCGGACGGGATGTGCGGATTGGCGGCGGGGCGAATACGATTCGGCAGTATCTTCGCGAGGGTCTGATCGACGAACTGCATGTCGCGATCGCGCCGGTCGTGCTCGGTGCGGGAGAACGGCTGTTCGAAAGCGTTGACCTGCGGGCTGCCGGGTATGAGTGCGTCGAGTTCACGGCGTCGGAGAAAGCCGCCCATGTCGTTCTTCGACGCCAGGGGCGGACGGGCGCCTGA
- a CDS encoding SMI1/KNR4 family protein, which translates to MLQIGAQNWLRTLKAITEPLGSDFWSAFTPATESALRSAERQLGRTLDAEFREFYRTVGYGRFPDYGEFYAPDELIHGAGPAIYFITGSLSPSDEWATEQEHTKLWLTRGRANPAPERFTDEILTLAGVKLYDLLQFGSNGCCCYHQLYVGPDPAPLRYCLLTDSQNMEDRSATFSEGLWRILQFRMQDAN; encoded by the coding sequence GTGCTCCAGATTGGCGCCCAAAATTGGCTTCGAACACTGAAGGCGATCACCGAACCGTTAGGTTCGGACTTCTGGTCGGCGTTCACTCCAGCTACTGAGTCGGCGTTGCGCAGTGCGGAGAGGCAGCTTGGTCGCACACTGGATGCTGAGTTCCGTGAATTCTACCGCACCGTCGGCTACGGCCGATTTCCAGATTACGGCGAGTTCTACGCGCCAGACGAATTGATTCACGGTGCTGGTCCCGCCATTTACTTCATCACTGGCAGCTTGTCGCCGAGCGATGAATGGGCCACCGAACAGGAACACACGAAACTGTGGTTGACGCGCGGCCGTGCGAATCCCGCCCCGGAACGGTTTACCGACGAGATTCTGACGCTTGCTGGCGTCAAGTTATACGATCTGCTGCAGTTTGGATCGAACGGCTGTTGCTGTTACCATCAATTGTACGTTGGTCCCGACCCAGCACCGCTTCGCTACTGTTTGTTGACGGATTCACAGAATATGGAAGATCGGTCGGCGACGTTCTCAGAGGGCTTGTGGAGAATCCTTCAGTTCCGAATGCAGGATGCGAACTGA
- the smc gene encoding chromosome segregation protein SMC yields MLQALELNGFKSFADRTRLEFPRGITVVVGPNGSGKSNVVDAIRWVLGSQSAKSLRGKEMTDVIFGGASNRRPANAAEASLVFDNSAGLLDYDAEQVQITRRVLRSGESEYLINRQPCRLRDVRELLAGVGAGAGSYNIIEQGKVDAMLQSSPKERRLVFEEAAGISRFRLKREEADRRLERVQQNLQRLADIVEELESRLKSVRAQAGRARKYAESAERLERLRTHVGRLDWSQLTQRIEALSAAAARETAQSTEIEAQVARAETDLAERDAAAESLQADSQRIADEGAAVRERLATIQAAGASALARDEELTAESRRLGAQLVALSTRRGDSRNLSEQSVGELAEAEREFADLAQRVAAATLQFDVLQQELATVRDRAIRSRTALDEARREADATANRRELLGAKIAAAEATAARHAEEAAPLEQAVARHRNEAAAVDALLAAATAALAEATALAENAQTRLDADRTTLAGRQKQLVEMQGRLSGARERIVVLEELERRLDGLNAGAKEVLRRAREEPRGPFGGVRGIVADLLRVDADIAPLVEIALGERADYLVVSRTSDLAAALAEERTGWASRTTFLRLDVPQPASAVDRIDLSAEPGVIGRADQYVEATGDLAVLPRRLLGRFWLVESLETALGLSASVGRGLNFVTVGGEMLSADGAMVVGPRQTTSGLLSRRSELRALREHVDALAIEVEACRQECEQLERRIAEAQRDERTFAKRRTEAAHAHSDAKVRAAAAGEQLVQAEARLAAIAAQRGDADQRLAEERSEFEQCSLRQEELQTLIATEEESLAIATTKEQSLAATHEALQTSLTEDRVALARSEQRRDGLRRQVEQLTRERQEKDRAVTEIAAQIAACRTQRDAQRLASLDHAAEAAELFRRKDALAAEKSALDARRQQRLAERGEAVVRVDALRKQLLGQQRRQQQQQLDLQQWEHKRTTLADRMREDYKIDLAVAARGPIDDELIAVPRTELDQEIAELRDRVQAAGPVNLEAVDELTQLESRYKALAEQYDDLAAARERLVKIVSQINVESRKLFTDTVDEIREHFQAIFAKLFGGGEGTIVLEDDAGGDVLECGVSIVARPPGKQPRSISLLSGGERTLTCVALLLAIFKSRPSPFCVLDEVDAALDEANIDRYVSVIKEFMQSTQFIVVTHSKRTMMCADTLYGVTMQESGVSKRVSVRFEDVGEGGRIRAAALTRSEEAPESPDAPQAKAA; encoded by the coding sequence TCCAAGCCCTCGAACTCAACGGCTTCAAGAGCTTTGCGGACCGCACGCGGCTGGAGTTTCCGCGCGGCATCACTGTGGTCGTCGGCCCGAACGGCTCGGGCAAGAGCAACGTTGTCGACGCGATCCGCTGGGTCCTGGGTTCCCAAAGCGCCAAGAGCCTGCGCGGCAAGGAAATGACCGACGTCATCTTCGGCGGGGCGTCGAATCGCCGCCCGGCGAACGCCGCCGAGGCCTCGCTGGTGTTCGACAACTCGGCCGGGCTGCTCGATTACGACGCCGAGCAGGTGCAAATCACACGGCGCGTGCTGCGAAGCGGCGAGAGCGAATACCTGATCAACCGCCAACCGTGCCGGTTGCGGGACGTACGCGAGTTGCTGGCCGGCGTCGGCGCTGGCGCCGGGTCGTACAACATCATCGAGCAAGGCAAAGTCGACGCCATGCTCCAGTCGTCTCCCAAGGAGCGACGGCTGGTGTTCGAGGAGGCGGCCGGCATCAGCCGCTTTCGCCTCAAACGCGAGGAGGCCGATCGGCGGCTCGAACGAGTCCAGCAGAACCTGCAGCGCTTGGCCGACATCGTCGAGGAGCTCGAGTCGCGGCTCAAGAGCGTTCGCGCCCAAGCCGGGCGAGCGCGCAAGTACGCCGAGTCGGCCGAACGGCTCGAACGGCTCCGCACGCACGTCGGCCGGCTCGACTGGTCGCAACTGACTCAGCGGATCGAGGCGCTCTCCGCCGCGGCCGCGCGAGAAACGGCTCAATCGACGGAGATCGAGGCGCAGGTCGCCCGCGCCGAAACGGACCTTGCCGAGCGCGACGCCGCGGCGGAATCGCTGCAAGCCGACTCGCAGCGCATCGCCGACGAGGGAGCCGCGGTGCGCGAGCGACTCGCGACGATCCAGGCCGCCGGGGCCAGTGCGCTGGCCCGTGACGAAGAACTGACCGCCGAGTCCCGCCGGCTGGGGGCCCAACTCGTCGCGTTGTCGACGCGGCGGGGCGACTCGCGAAACCTCTCCGAGCAATCTGTCGGCGAGTTGGCCGAGGCCGAGCGCGAATTCGCCGACCTCGCCCAGCGGGTCGCCGCCGCGACCTTGCAGTTCGACGTCTTGCAACAGGAGTTGGCGACGGTGCGCGACCGCGCAATCCGCTCGCGCACCGCGCTGGACGAGGCCCGGCGCGAGGCCGACGCCACGGCAAACCGGCGCGAGCTGTTGGGCGCCAAGATCGCCGCGGCGGAGGCGACGGCGGCGCGGCACGCCGAGGAAGCGGCCCCGCTGGAGCAAGCCGTCGCACGCCATCGCAACGAAGCGGCGGCGGTCGACGCCCTGCTCGCCGCGGCGACGGCCGCGCTGGCCGAGGCGACCGCCCTGGCCGAGAACGCCCAAACCCGCCTGGACGCCGACCGCACGACGCTTGCAGGCCGCCAGAAGCAACTCGTCGAGATGCAGGGGCGGCTTTCCGGCGCCCGTGAGCGGATCGTCGTGCTCGAGGAACTCGAACGCCGGCTCGACGGGCTCAACGCCGGCGCCAAGGAAGTGCTGCGTCGAGCCCGCGAGGAACCTCGCGGGCCGTTCGGCGGCGTTCGCGGAATCGTGGCCGACTTGCTGCGGGTCGACGCCGACATCGCCCCGCTCGTGGAAATCGCCCTCGGCGAACGGGCCGATTATTTGGTCGTCTCGCGCACGTCCGATCTGGCCGCGGCGCTGGCCGAGGAGCGAACCGGCTGGGCGAGCCGCACCACGTTCCTGAGACTCGACGTCCCCCAACCGGCCAGCGCGGTCGATCGGATCGATCTCTCGGCCGAGCCCGGCGTCATCGGTCGGGCCGATCAGTACGTCGAGGCGACCGGCGATCTGGCCGTGCTGCCGCGCCGGCTGTTAGGGCGGTTCTGGTTGGTCGAGTCGCTGGAGACGGCCCTCGGCCTCTCCGCATCGGTCGGTCGCGGGCTGAACTTCGTCACAGTCGGGGGAGAGATGCTCTCCGCCGACGGGGCGATGGTCGTCGGCCCCCGCCAGACGACCTCGGGGCTCCTGTCGCGGCGGAGCGAACTGCGCGCCCTGCGCGAACATGTCGACGCGTTGGCGATCGAGGTCGAGGCGTGCCGCCAGGAATGCGAGCAACTGGAACGCCGGATCGCCGAGGCCCAGCGCGACGAGCGCACGTTCGCCAAGCGCCGCACCGAGGCGGCCCACGCCCACAGCGACGCCAAAGTTCGAGCCGCAGCCGCCGGCGAGCAGCTCGTGCAGGCCGAGGCGCGGCTCGCGGCGATTGCGGCCCAACGCGGCGACGCCGATCAGCGCTTGGCCGAGGAGCGATCTGAGTTCGAGCAGTGCAGCCTTCGGCAGGAGGAACTGCAGACGTTGATCGCGACTGAGGAGGAGTCGCTCGCGATCGCGACGACGAAGGAGCAGTCGCTCGCCGCGACGCACGAGGCGCTGCAAACCTCGCTCACCGAGGACCGCGTGGCGCTGGCCCGCAGCGAGCAGCGTCGCGACGGCTTGCGCCGCCAAGTCGAGCAGCTCACCCGCGAACGGCAGGAAAAGGACCGCGCCGTGACCGAGATCGCCGCGCAGATCGCGGCATGTCGGACCCAACGCGACGCCCAACGGCTCGCAAGTCTCGATCACGCCGCCGAAGCGGCCGAGCTGTTTCGCCGCAAGGACGCGCTGGCCGCCGAGAAATCGGCGCTCGACGCCCGGCGTCAGCAGCGGCTGGCCGAACGAGGCGAGGCGGTCGTGCGAGTCGACGCCCTGCGCAAGCAGCTCCTGGGTCAGCAGCGTCGGCAGCAGCAACAACAGCTCGATTTGCAACAGTGGGAACATAAGCGGACCACGCTCGCCGACCGGATGCGCGAGGACTACAAGATCGACCTGGCCGTTGCGGCGCGCGGGCCGATTGACGACGAGTTGATCGCCGTTCCCCGAACGGAACTGGACCAAGAAATCGCCGAACTGCGCGACCGCGTGCAGGCCGCGGGGCCGGTCAATCTGGAAGCGGTCGACGAGTTGACGCAGCTCGAATCGCGCTACAAGGCGCTGGCCGAGCAATACGACGATCTGGCTGCAGCCCGCGAACGGCTCGTGAAGATCGTTTCCCAGATCAACGTCGAAAGCCGCAAGCTGTTCACCGACACGGTCGACGAAATCCGCGAGCACTTCCAGGCGATCTTCGCCAAGTTGTTCGGCGGCGGCGAGGGGACGATCGTGCTCGAGGACGACGCCGGGGGCGACGTCCTCGAATGCGGCGTGTCAATCGTCGCCCGCCCCCCCGGCAAGCAGCCGCGCAGCATCTCGCTGCTCTCCGGCGGCGAACGGACGCTCACCTGCGTCGCCCTGCTGTTGGCGATCTTCAAGAGTCGCCCCAGCCCGTTCTGCGTGCTTGACGAGGTCGACGCCGCGCTCGACGAGGCGAACATCGACCGCTACGTAAGCGTCATCAAGGAATTCATGCAGTCGACCCAGTTCATCGTGGTCACCCACTCCAAGCGCACGATGATGTGCGCCGACACGCTGTACGGCGTCACGATGCAGGAATCGGGGGTGTCGAAGCGGGTGTCGGTCCGCTTCGAGGACGTCGGCGAAGGGGGCCGTATCCGCGCCGCGGCCCTGACGCGCTCCGAGGAGGCTCCCGAGTCGCCGGACGCGCCGCAGGCAAAGGCCGCGTGA
- a CDS encoding sulfotransferase, whose translation MPNHMPYTTEGLPFFGTAPRVWHGMTLPVWLGLLARGGFRVSPGRIPMCLSITAASVVNSALAAWEQLVNGRRVAAAEVAPPLLIVGHWRTGTTLLHELIVRDPQFSFPTTLQTMAPHHFLSSQWLVRPVMQLTMPKRRPMDAMAMGPDLPQEDEFAVCNLGLDSCYLHWAWPNQRRFEEYLDFAASTPAHRGAWKRKFMRFLQRLAVGDSRRIVLKSPTHTARLGLFHEMFPAAHYVHLVRDPRDVIPSMIRTFQRLHYMQGLQEPRFDELEDAMFWLFTRMHELEQRDRALIPAGQYVDLRYEDLVADPLAAVAGIYEHLGLDGFDRLRPELVAYFESAKGYRPNRHQLPPALAERIDRECGDYAERFGYAAARAEVAG comes from the coding sequence ATGCCCAATCATATGCCGTACACGACCGAAGGGCTGCCGTTTTTCGGCACGGCGCCCCGCGTGTGGCATGGGATGACGCTGCCGGTGTGGCTGGGGCTGCTGGCGCGAGGGGGCTTTCGGGTTTCCCCCGGGCGGATCCCGATGTGCCTGTCGATCACCGCGGCGAGCGTCGTCAACTCGGCGCTGGCCGCGTGGGAGCAATTGGTCAACGGTCGTCGCGTCGCTGCGGCCGAGGTGGCGCCCCCGCTGTTGATCGTGGGCCACTGGCGCACCGGGACGACCCTGCTGCACGAATTGATTGTCCGCGATCCGCAGTTTTCGTTTCCGACGACGCTGCAGACGATGGCGCCCCATCACTTCCTGTCGTCGCAGTGGCTGGTGCGGCCGGTGATGCAGTTGACGATGCCGAAGCGCCGTCCCATGGACGCGATGGCGATGGGCCCCGACCTGCCGCAGGAGGACGAGTTCGCTGTCTGCAACCTGGGGCTCGATTCCTGCTATCTCCACTGGGCGTGGCCGAACCAGCGTCGGTTCGAGGAGTATCTCGATTTCGCGGCGTCGACCCCCGCGCATCGCGGCGCTTGGAAACGCAAATTCATGCGGTTTCTGCAGCGGCTGGCCGTCGGGGACTCGCGGCGGATCGTGCTCAAGAGTCCCACGCACACCGCTCGGCTGGGGCTCTTTCACGAGATGTTCCCTGCGGCCCACTACGTCCACTTGGTGCGCGACCCGCGGGACGTCATCCCGTCGATGATCCGCACCTTCCAGCGGCTCCATTACATGCAGGGGCTGCAAGAGCCGCGGTTCGACGAGTTGGAAGACGCCATGTTTTGGCTCTTCACGCGGATGCACGAGCTCGAACAGCGGGACCGGGCGTTGATTCCCGCGGGGCAGTACGTCGACCTGCGGTACGAGGATCTGGTCGCCGACCCGCTGGCGGCGGTCGCCGGGATCTACGAGCACCTGGGCCTGGACGGGTTCGACCGGCTCCGGCCGGAGTTGGTCGCGTACTTCGAGTCGGCCAAGGGCTATCGCCCCAACCGCCACCAGTTGCCCCCGGCGTTGGCTGAGCGGATCGACCGGGAGTGCGGCGATTACGCCGAGCGGTTCGGGTACGCCGCTGCGCGAGCCGAAGTTGCCGGGTGA
- a CDS encoding DUF1254 domain-containing protein — MRAITTLIATAVLVSAAGLASAFAYDATSVRVTVDNFRRAESDTYFARFVKEGGFGKFKHERELASIDNQTVIRLNRDTLYSFGVFDLVAAPVTVTLPDAGQRYMAVQVIDEDQYALDVFYAPGTHTLTKEKVGTRYVCLAIRTFVNPNDAADVTAVHALQDAIKVEQKAAGKFEAPDWDQASQKKVREALLALAAANGGIDSARMFGRKGEVDPVQHLIGTAAGWGGNPAYAALYAGAEPKQNDGKTAYWLTVKDVPVDGFWSVSVYNKDGYFQKNARNAYTVNNVTARPNADGSVTIQFGGDESAPNCLPIMPGWNYTVRLYRPRKELLDGAWKFPEAQAVK, encoded by the coding sequence ATGCGAGCGATAACAACTCTGATTGCGACGGCGGTTCTGGTCTCGGCGGCTGGGCTGGCGTCGGCGTTTGCGTACGATGCGACATCCGTGCGGGTGACGGTCGACAACTTTCGCCGCGCCGAATCCGACACGTACTTCGCCCGGTTTGTGAAGGAGGGCGGCTTCGGGAAGTTCAAACACGAGCGCGAGCTGGCGTCGATCGACAACCAGACGGTGATCCGGCTGAACCGGGACACTTTGTACTCGTTCGGGGTGTTCGATCTCGTCGCCGCGCCGGTCACAGTCACGCTTCCGGACGCCGGCCAGCGGTACATGGCGGTGCAGGTGATCGACGAGGATCAGTACGCGCTCGACGTGTTCTATGCTCCGGGAACACATACGCTCACCAAAGAGAAGGTCGGCACGCGGTACGTTTGCCTGGCGATCCGGACGTTTGTAAACCCCAACGACGCGGCGGACGTGACGGCGGTGCATGCGCTGCAGGACGCGATCAAGGTCGAGCAGAAGGCGGCGGGCAAGTTCGAGGCGCCCGACTGGGACCAAGCGTCGCAGAAGAAGGTCCGCGAGGCGCTCTTGGCCCTGGCGGCCGCCAACGGCGGAATCGATTCGGCGCGGATGTTCGGGCGGAAGGGCGAAGTCGATCCGGTCCAGCACCTGATCGGCACAGCCGCCGGCTGGGGCGGCAACCCCGCGTACGCCGCCCTCTACGCGGGCGCCGAGCCGAAGCAGAACGACGGCAAGACGGCGTACTGGCTGACGGTCAAGGACGTGCCGGTGGACGGGTTCTGGTCAGTCAGCGTGTACAACAAGGACGGCTACTTCCAGAAGAACGCGCGGAACGCCTACACCGTGAATAACGTCACCGCCCGGCCGAACGCGGACGGTTCGGTGACGATCCAGTTTGGCGGCGACGAGAGCGCGCCGAACTGCCTGCCCATTATGCCCGGCTGGAACTACACGGTACGGTTGTATCGCCCGCGGAAGGAGCTCCTCGACGGCGCCTGGAAGTTCCCGGAGGCCCAGGCGGTGAAGTGA
- a CDS encoding class I SAM-dependent methyltransferase has translation MFRTWKRRIRYTRALVRHRRELKKLVDSHLFFLEHRSVTVWGGISETDEAGLRLAVERAGAFAGPIVEIGALFGWTTQLLASLKRPEQALIAVDNFCWNPFCLPAADQRVIAQRTLRYCLDHCQTQLFEGTAEEFYAGYQGPTPSMVFIDADHSYRATLADIRWAQSIGVPVIAGHDYQDLHPGVVQAVDECFPEAFRVVGSVWIADSSAAATPAAAA, from the coding sequence ATGTTTCGCACTTGGAAACGCCGCATTCGCTACACCCGGGCGCTCGTGCGACATCGTCGCGAGTTGAAGAAGCTCGTCGATTCGCACCTCTTCTTCCTCGAACACCGCAGCGTGACCGTCTGGGGCGGAATCTCGGAAACCGACGAAGCGGGGCTGCGTCTGGCCGTCGAGCGGGCCGGCGCGTTCGCCGGGCCGATTGTCGAGATCGGCGCCCTGTTCGGCTGGACGACGCAGTTGCTGGCAAGTCTTAAGCGGCCTGAGCAAGCGCTGATCGCGGTCGACAACTTCTGCTGGAACCCGTTCTGTCTCCCCGCGGCCGATCAACGAGTCATCGCCCAACGCACCTTGCGATACTGTCTCGACCATTGCCAGACGCAACTGTTCGAGGGAACCGCGGAAGAGTTCTACGCGGGCTACCAAGGACCGACGCCCAGCATGGTGTTCATCGACGCCGACCACTCGTACCGGGCGACCTTGGCCGACATCCGCTGGGCGCAAAGCATCGGCGTGCCGGTGATCGCCGGGCACGATTACCAGGATCTCCACCCGGGGGTCGTGCAGGCGGTCGACGAGTGCTTCCCCGAAGCGTTTCGCGTCGTCGGCTCGGTGTGGATCGCCGACTCATCCGCCGCGGCGACTCCGGCCGCGGCCGCGTAG
- a CDS encoding helix-turn-helix domain-containing protein — MKVFTTGQVAKICKVAPRTVSKWFDSGRLKGYRIPGSQDRRIPREYLIRFLKEHGMPLGDLEDEAMAKVLIVAQDQVLIENLKRELPADKSFRTSTAASGFEAGIQAESFHPDCIIVDFSIGQLEAVQICQNLRRSPDFAETILIALLPDDGGAASFDRSSINETFKKPFDAALLAERLRTLIGARKELV, encoded by the coding sequence ATGAAGGTCTTTACAACTGGTCAGGTCGCCAAGATCTGTAAAGTGGCCCCGCGCACGGTCAGCAAGTGGTTCGACTCCGGTCGACTCAAGGGGTATCGCATTCCTGGTTCCCAGGATCGCCGCATCCCCCGCGAGTACCTGATCCGCTTCCTCAAAGAGCACGGCATGCCGCTGGGCGATCTTGAGGACGAGGCGATGGCCAAAGTGCTGATCGTGGCCCAAGATCAGGTTCTCATCGAGAACCTGAAGCGCGAACTCCCCGCCGACAAGTCGTTCCGCACCTCGACGGCGGCCAGCGGCTTTGAAGCCGGCATCCAAGCCGAAAGCTTCCACCCCGACTGCATCATCGTCGATTTCTCGATCGGCCAACTCGAGGCGGTCCAGATTTGCCAAAATCTGCGACGCTCCCCCGACTTCGCCGAAACGATCCTGATCGCCCTGCTGCCGGACGACGGCGGCGCCGCGAGCTTCGATCGCTCGAGCATCAACGAAACGTTCAAGAAGCCGTTCGACGCCGCGCTGCTGGCCGAACGTCTTCGCACGCTGATCGGCGCCCGCAAGGAGCTGGTCTAA